One genomic segment of Catalinimonas alkaloidigena includes these proteins:
- the rpmF gene encoding 50S ribosomal protein L32: MAHPKRKTSKARRDKRRSHHKATPRTIAICPTTGEPHLYHRAHWYEGKLYYKGQVVMDKEELA; the protein is encoded by the coding sequence ATGGCACATCCCAAGCGAAAAACATCTAAAGCAAGAAGAGACAAGAGAAGATCGCATCACAAGGCTACGCCAAGAACCATCGCTATTTGCCCTACTACTGGTGAACCACATTTGTACCATCGTGCACATTGGTATGAAGGTAAGCTCTATTACAAAGGGCAAGTAGTTATGGACAAAGAAGAGCTGGCCTAA
- a CDS encoding tetratricopeptide repeat protein, translating to MKYYIYTVFSILLSCAFSTPGTAQVAQANMAENQIGKKKPLLLDMNVQIEATQAVNDMYNFKFARAEQQFRWIKQKYNTHPLPYFLLGLSEWWKIVPNVDVTKYDKKFLAYMDTAIYYAEHMFEQDEDDPEAAFFLAAAYAFQGRLYSERKDWGKATVAGKNSLNFLEICKGKEDFSPELLFGDALYNYYAEWVPENYPILKPVLMFFPEGNKDLGIKQLKSVANNAFYTRTEAQFFLMRILTAEGSDPAEAHRISDYLHHTFPDNPYFHRYYARQLYSRGKQTEAEKESLEILARIDSSMTGYEATSGRYAGFFLGQIYEMRGQLDLAQHYYERTVEFATASEATDSGYFLYALLNLGEIAQAKEEEDLAKDYYKEVKKMAKRNTRVHEKARENLKSLRRSS from the coding sequence ATGAAGTATTATATATATACAGTATTCAGCATTCTTTTATCATGTGCTTTTTCTACCCCTGGTACAGCTCAGGTAGCACAAGCTAATATGGCAGAAAACCAGATAGGGAAGAAAAAACCTCTGCTACTGGATATGAATGTACAGATTGAAGCCACTCAGGCGGTGAATGATATGTACAACTTCAAATTTGCACGGGCTGAACAACAATTTCGCTGGATAAAACAAAAATATAATACACATCCTTTACCTTACTTTCTCTTAGGCCTCAGTGAATGGTGGAAAATTGTTCCGAACGTAGATGTCACTAAGTATGACAAGAAGTTTCTTGCTTACATGGATACCGCTATTTATTACGCTGAGCACATGTTTGAGCAGGATGAAGATGACCCTGAGGCAGCCTTTTTTCTTGCCGCAGCTTATGCTTTTCAAGGCAGGCTCTATTCAGAACGCAAAGATTGGGGAAAAGCCACAGTAGCAGGTAAAAACTCTCTGAACTTTTTAGAGATTTGTAAGGGGAAAGAAGATTTTAGCCCTGAATTGCTGTTCGGAGATGCTCTATATAATTATTACGCTGAATGGGTTCCTGAAAACTACCCTATTTTAAAGCCGGTATTGATGTTTTTTCCGGAGGGAAATAAAGACCTTGGTATTAAGCAATTGAAAAGTGTCGCCAATAATGCTTTTTATACACGTACGGAGGCACAGTTTTTCCTCATGCGTATTCTTACCGCAGAAGGATCTGATCCTGCTGAGGCCCATCGTATCTCCGATTACCTTCACCATACTTTTCCTGATAACCCTTACTTCCACCGCTATTATGCACGACAACTCTATAGCCGTGGTAAACAGACTGAAGCAGAAAAAGAGTCTCTGGAAATTCTGGCACGTATTGACAGTAGCATGACCGGATATGAAGCTACCAGTGGGCGTTACGCAGGTTTTTTCTTAGGGCAAATTTATGAAATGAGAGGGCAGCTTGATCTGGCGCAGCATTATTATGAGCGTACTGTTGAATTTGCTACCGCATCTGAAGCCACTGATTCTGGTTATTTCTTATATGCCTTGCTAAACCTTGGTGAGATCGCCCAGGCAAAGGAGGAAGAAGACCTGGCCAAAGATTATTATAAAGAAGTGAAGAAAATGGCTAAAAGAAACACCCGTGTCCACGAAAAGGCCCGGGAAAACCTAAAATCCTTGCGAAGGAGCAGTTGA
- the plsX gene encoding phosphate acyltransferase PlsX: protein MKIALDAMGGDFAPDANIEGVKLILEELPANHQLVLIGKKKVIEEQLSKQSINSSAVEIVHAEEVIGMDEHPTKAFTQKQHSSIGVGFQLLAKGEVQAFCSAGNTGAMHVGAMFSVKPCEGIIRPALASAAPRESGKLGLLLDVGANADCKPDMLLQFGELGALYAKYVYGIDEPKVALINLGEEEKKGTVVTQAAYQLFKQDPRIDFVGNIEGRDIFSEKSDVMVCNGFTGNVILKMAESVYHLLEKRGFTDPFFDQMNYEAIGGSPILGVNGNVVIGHGVSSGLAIKNMLLQSLKMAETNLHLKIRDAFGK from the coding sequence ATGAAGATTGCACTGGATGCAATGGGAGGTGATTTTGCTCCCGATGCTAATATAGAAGGGGTTAAACTCATTCTAGAAGAACTTCCTGCCAACCACCAATTGGTGCTGATTGGTAAAAAGAAGGTCATCGAGGAACAACTGAGCAAGCAGAGTATAAATTCATCTGCGGTTGAGATTGTCCATGCTGAAGAAGTAATTGGCATGGATGAACATCCTACTAAGGCATTCACTCAGAAGCAGCACTCTAGCATTGGAGTTGGATTTCAGTTGCTGGCAAAGGGCGAAGTACAGGCTTTTTGCAGTGCAGGTAATACTGGGGCAATGCATGTGGGAGCTATGTTCTCAGTAAAGCCTTGCGAAGGAATTATTCGCCCTGCTCTAGCTAGCGCTGCCCCCCGCGAAAGTGGAAAATTAGGCCTTTTACTAGATGTAGGGGCTAATGCAGACTGTAAACCTGATATGCTTCTTCAGTTTGGAGAATTAGGGGCTCTCTATGCTAAATATGTTTACGGCATAGATGAACCAAAAGTAGCCCTGATCAACCTGGGAGAAGAAGAAAAGAAAGGTACAGTAGTGACACAGGCAGCTTACCAACTCTTCAAACAGGACCCCCGAATTGATTTTGTTGGAAACATCGAAGGCAGAGATATTTTTAGTGAGAAGTCAGATGTGATGGTCTGTAATGGATTTACAGGTAATGTAATCTTAAAGATGGCTGAATCTGTATATCATCTGCTGGAAAAAAGAGGCTTTACAGATCCATTTTTTGACCAAATGAATTATGAAGCTATTGGCGGTAGTCCTATATTAGGCGTCAATGGTAATGTAGTGATCGGACATGGAGTGTCTAGCGGTCTGGCAATCAAAAACATGTTGCTGCAATCACTAAAAATGGCCGAAACCAATTTGCATCTGAAAATACGTGATGCGTTTGGCAAATAA
- a CDS encoding YceD family protein, with amino-acid sequence MKNLAHFDIDIYKLANKEYKYQYQIDKSFFDHFENSLVKKGELNVEVTLDKQENLITTFFNIRGTIELECDRSLEKFDYPVEIQEKILYQYGEEEQELTDEIVIITNNTQKINVSQYIYEFIGLSVPMRKIHPKYAEEDNPLVDGEIIFSSSTQDEKKSDEESNNSVDPRWNALKNLRNLN; translated from the coding sequence GTGAAGAATTTAGCACATTTCGATATTGATATATATAAGTTAGCGAATAAAGAATATAAATATCAATATCAGATCGATAAAAGTTTCTTTGATCATTTTGAAAACAGCCTGGTAAAAAAAGGCGAGCTAAATGTAGAAGTAACTTTAGATAAACAGGAGAACCTGATTACAACTTTTTTTAATATAAGAGGAACAATCGAGCTTGAATGTGATCGAAGCCTGGAGAAGTTTGATTATCCGGTAGAAATTCAGGAGAAGATTTTATATCAATATGGCGAAGAAGAACAGGAACTGACGGATGAGATCGTTATCATCACAAATAATACACAGAAGATCAATGTTTCGCAGTACATCTACGAGTTTATTGGTTTGTCTGTTCCTATGCGTAAGATTCATCCGAAATACGCTGAGGAAGACAACCCTTTGGTAGACGGTGAAATTATTTTTTCTTCGTCCACACAAGATGAAAAAAAATCGGACGAAGAAAGTAACAATTCAGTTGATCCTCGTTGGAATGCATTAAAAAATCTGAGAAATTTAAATTAA
- a CDS encoding beta-ketoacyl-ACP synthase III: protein MSNKLRAVITGVGGYVPDYVLTNKELETIVDTNDEWITSRTGIKERRILKGKDQGTSVMANYAVDQLLEKTGVSAEEVDLIICATTTPDMIFPATANLIGEHIGAKNAFGYDLQAACSGFLYALTTASQFITSGAYKKVIVVGADKMSSIIDYQDRTTCIIFGDGAAAVMLEPTEEPLGVIDSILQSDGSGSPFLHLKAGGSRRPATIESVTAREHFVYQEGATVFKYAVKHMSNVSAQIMQNNNLTADDIQWLVPHQANKRIIDATANRMGIGEDKVMFNIHKYGNTTSATIPLCLWDYESQLKRGDNLILAAFGGGFTWGATYLKWGYSS from the coding sequence ATGAGTAATAAGTTAAGAGCTGTTATCACTGGAGTAGGTGGTTATGTTCCTGATTATGTATTAACAAATAAGGAATTAGAAACCATAGTAGATACAAATGATGAGTGGATAACAAGCCGTACCGGCATAAAAGAAAGAAGAATTCTTAAGGGAAAAGACCAGGGGACTTCAGTAATGGCAAACTATGCTGTGGATCAACTTCTGGAAAAAACAGGTGTTTCTGCTGAAGAGGTTGACCTGATTATCTGTGCCACTACCACTCCTGATATGATATTTCCGGCAACGGCGAACCTGATCGGAGAACATATTGGAGCGAAAAATGCATTCGGCTATGATTTGCAGGCGGCATGTTCGGGTTTCCTTTATGCGCTTACTACAGCATCCCAATTCATTACTTCAGGAGCATATAAGAAGGTAATAGTAGTAGGAGCAGATAAAATGTCTTCTATTATCGATTATCAGGATCGCACCACCTGTATCATTTTTGGAGATGGTGCAGCAGCTGTTATGTTAGAACCTACTGAAGAGCCTTTGGGTGTGATTGATTCAATCCTGCAGTCTGATGGCAGTGGCTCTCCGTTTTTGCATCTCAAAGCCGGAGGAAGTAGAAGACCGGCTACCATTGAGTCTGTTACCGCACGTGAACATTTCGTGTATCAGGAAGGGGCTACTGTTTTTAAATATGCGGTAAAGCACATGTCGAATGTGTCTGCCCAGATCATGCAAAATAATAATCTTACTGCTGATGATATCCAATGGCTGGTACCCCATCAGGCAAACAAGCGTATTATTGATGCTACTGCCAATAGAATGGGAATCGGTGAAGATAAAGTGATGTTTAACATCCACAAATATGGCAATACCACCAGTGCTACTATTCCCCTTTGCCTCTGGGATTATGAATCCCAGCTAAAGAGAGGAGATAACCTTATATTAGCAGCATTTGGTGGTGGTTTTACGTGGGGTGCAACGTACCTCAAATGGGGTTACAGTAGCTGA
- the accC gene encoding acetyl-CoA carboxylase biotin carboxylase subunit, whose protein sequence is MFNKILIANRGEIALRVIRTCREMGIKTVAVYSTADRESLHVRFADEAVCIGPAPSNKSYLSIPNIIAAAEITNADAIHPGYGFLSENSEFSRICEEYNIKFIGPSPEMINKMGDKASAKATMDAAGVPTVPGSKGLLKSMDEGLKIAIEIGYPIILKATAGGGGKGMRIVWNEKEFKKAWDDARREASASFGNDGLYLEKFVEEPRHIEIQIVGDSTGKACHLSERDCSVQRRHQKLTEETPSPFMTKELRDKMGAAAIAGAEAIGYEGAGTIEFLVDKHRNFYFMEMNTRIQVEHPITEEVTKFDLIKEQIKVAAGVKISGKNYFPTMHAIECRINAEDPAKGFRPCPGKITNLHLPGGHGVRVDSHVYAGYVIPPNYDSMIAKLIVSGQTREEAITRMKRALQEFVIEGIKTTIPFHIKLMDDPKFKKGDFTTAFMNDFDLSDIEEYAQM, encoded by the coding sequence TTGTTCAATAAAATACTAATAGCCAACCGAGGAGAAATCGCTCTCAGAGTCATTCGTACCTGTCGTGAGATGGGGATCAAAACCGTAGCTGTATATTCAACAGCCGATCGCGAAAGCCTGCATGTGCGCTTTGCAGATGAAGCCGTTTGCATAGGTCCTGCTCCCAGTAACAAATCTTATCTGAGTATTCCTAACATCATCGCAGCAGCAGAAATTACAAATGCTGATGCCATTCATCCCGGCTACGGTTTCCTTTCCGAAAATTCTGAGTTTTCTCGTATCTGCGAAGAATACAACATAAAATTTATAGGCCCTTCCCCTGAAATGATCAATAAAATGGGAGATAAAGCATCAGCCAAGGCGACTATGGATGCTGCTGGCGTGCCTACTGTCCCCGGTTCTAAAGGCTTACTGAAAAGCATGGATGAAGGACTGAAAATTGCTATAGAAATAGGGTATCCGATTATTCTCAAAGCTACCGCCGGTGGTGGTGGTAAAGGGATGAGAATTGTCTGGAATGAGAAAGAGTTTAAGAAAGCCTGGGATGATGCCAGACGTGAGGCCAGTGCTTCCTTTGGAAATGATGGTTTGTATCTTGAGAAGTTTGTTGAAGAGCCCCGCCATATAGAGATTCAGATAGTAGGAGATAGTACCGGCAAAGCCTGCCACCTCTCGGAGAGAGACTGTTCAGTACAAAGAAGACATCAGAAGCTGACCGAAGAAACACCCTCTCCATTTATGACCAAAGAACTAAGAGATAAAATGGGCGCAGCAGCCATTGCCGGTGCTGAGGCTATTGGGTATGAAGGAGCCGGTACGATAGAATTTCTGGTAGATAAACATAGAAATTTCTATTTCATGGAGATGAACACCCGTATCCAGGTAGAGCACCCTATCACTGAGGAGGTTACTAAATTTGATCTGATCAAAGAGCAAATCAAAGTAGCCGCGGGAGTAAAAATTTCCGGGAAAAATTATTTTCCTACTATGCATGCCATTGAGTGCCGTATCAATGCGGAAGATCCTGCTAAAGGGTTCCGCCCTTGCCCGGGAAAAATTACTAACCTTCATCTGCCCGGGGGCCATGGGGTGCGGGTAGACAGCCATGTATATGCAGGCTATGTTATCCCTCCCAATTACGACTCTATGATTGCTAAGCTAATTGTGAGTGGTCAGACAAGAGAAGAAGCGATTACCAGAATGAAGCGTGCGCTGCAGGAGTTTGTCATTGAAGGTATCAAAACGACTATCCCTTTCCATATTAAGCTTATGGACGATCCTAAGTTCAAAAAAGGTGATTTTACTACTGCTTTTATGAACGATTTTGACTTGTCTGATATAGAAGAATACGCTCAGATGTAG
- a CDS encoding MBOAT family O-acyltransferase: MLPRKWRSVHLLVVSYVFYGYWDWRFCSLLALSTIVDFVIGRNLHSATNPKTRKFLLWTSLGVNLGILAFFKYFNFFVGSFESMISGFGWQLDYLHLNIILPVGISFYTFQTMSYTIDIYRKKLEPTHSLLDFGVFVAFFPQLVAGPIERAKHLLPQITHLNTPSRLQIREGIALIIIGLFKKVMIGDASGRLVDRIFGHMEQFSSLELIVALVLFSIQIYADFSGYSSIARGLAKLLGIELMKNFEQPYLSANITEFWRRWHISLSSWLRDYLYISLGGNRNGEGRTYINLMLTMLIGGLWHGASWNFVIWGGLHGIYLAIHKWMLKGKKVEIQPANINNSGKLIKYLCYAFGTYLLVLVTWLFFRASDFQMVMVFFNKIINWEASELSLRFIKIGFTYMLLTMGLDLIEYYTKSHAYLLKIPMKPVRYGLMAPMLIIVLIYMFQAEPLPFVYFQF; encoded by the coding sequence ATGCTTCCCCGGAAGTGGAGGTCAGTACATTTATTGGTAGTGAGCTATGTGTTTTATGGCTACTGGGATTGGCGTTTTTGCTCTTTGTTAGCATTATCTACTATAGTTGACTTCGTAATAGGTAGAAACCTTCATTCAGCCACTAATCCTAAGACCAGAAAGTTTTTACTTTGGACAAGCCTGGGTGTCAATTTAGGAATTTTAGCCTTTTTCAAATACTTCAATTTTTTCGTAGGTAGTTTTGAGAGTATGATTTCAGGTTTTGGCTGGCAGTTAGATTACCTGCATTTGAATATCATACTGCCTGTAGGAATATCTTTCTACACTTTTCAAACAATGTCTTACACTATTGATATCTATAGAAAAAAACTGGAGCCTACCCATTCGTTATTAGATTTCGGTGTCTTCGTAGCGTTTTTCCCTCAGCTGGTAGCCGGGCCTATTGAGAGAGCCAAACATTTACTCCCTCAGATTACTCATCTTAATACTCCGAGTCGGCTACAGATTCGGGAAGGTATAGCACTGATCATTATTGGATTGTTCAAGAAAGTGATGATAGGTGATGCCAGCGGAAGGCTGGTAGATCGTATTTTTGGACATATGGAGCAATTCAGTTCTCTAGAACTAATAGTTGCGCTAGTGCTTTTCTCGATTCAGATCTATGCAGACTTCTCAGGTTACAGCAGTATTGCCCGGGGCTTGGCGAAGCTGTTAGGCATAGAGCTTATGAAGAACTTTGAACAACCTTACCTTTCGGCAAACATTACCGAGTTCTGGCGGAGATGGCATATTTCATTGTCCAGTTGGCTTCGGGACTATTTGTACATCTCTTTAGGAGGAAACCGGAATGGAGAAGGCAGGACATACATAAACCTGATGCTTACGATGCTTATTGGCGGGCTATGGCATGGCGCTAGTTGGAATTTTGTGATTTGGGGTGGTTTGCACGGAATCTACCTGGCAATACACAAATGGATGTTGAAAGGTAAAAAAGTTGAAATACAACCGGCTAACATAAACAACTCAGGTAAGTTGATAAAATATTTATGCTATGCTTTTGGTACTTACTTGCTTGTTTTAGTCACCTGGTTATTTTTCAGGGCGTCTGATTTTCAGATGGTTATGGTGTTTTTTAACAAAATCATAAATTGGGAAGCCAGTGAGCTAAGCTTGAGGTTTATCAAAATAGGATTCACCTATATGTTGTTGACCATGGGGCTCGACCTCATTGAATATTATACGAAATCACACGCCTATCTCTTAAAGATTCCAATGAAGCCAGTACGCTACGGACTGATGGCTCCAATGTTAATAATAGTGCTTATATATATGTTTCAGGCAGAGCCACTGCCTTTTGTTTATTTTCAGTTTTAA
- the efp gene encoding elongation factor P, with translation MATTADFRNGLCIVHNNDLYTIVEFQHVKPGKGGAFVRTKLKSLNTGKVIENTFNAGVKVTTARIERRPHQYLYKDDLGYHMMDSNTFEQVAIEESKINAPEFLSDGQAIDVIVHDETGDILGAELPPFVELTVTYTEPGLKGDTATNTTKPATLETGAEIQVPLFIDQDEKIKVDTRTKSYSERVK, from the coding sequence ATGGCAACCACAGCAGATTTTAGAAACGGACTTTGTATAGTTCACAACAACGATCTGTATACCATTGTTGAATTCCAACATGTAAAGCCCGGCAAAGGAGGGGCTTTTGTAAGAACAAAACTCAAAAGTCTTAATACCGGGAAGGTAATAGAAAATACTTTTAATGCAGGTGTTAAGGTTACGACAGCACGTATAGAAAGACGTCCTCATCAGTATCTTTACAAGGATGATCTTGGGTATCACATGATGGATAGTAATACCTTTGAACAAGTCGCTATCGAAGAGAGTAAGATCAATGCTCCTGAGTTTTTATCAGATGGGCAGGCAATAGATGTTATTGTTCATGATGAGACAGGCGATATACTAGGAGCGGAACTTCCCCCTTTCGTAGAATTAACCGTAACATATACCGAGCCGGGACTAAAAGGAGATACTGCAACTAATACTACCAAACCTGCTACATTAGAGACGGGCGCGGAGATCCAGGTGCCTCTTTTTATTGATCAGGATGAAAAAATCAAAGTGGATACCAGAACTAAGTCGTACTCTGAACGCGTAAAATAA
- the accB gene encoding acetyl-CoA carboxylase biotin carboxyl carrier protein, with product MKASEIQDLLDFISKSGLDEVNIETGEIKLKVKKNAAAKIRQNIIAAPGSSMPHDSTGLVSPSPAYYQAEQGETEAKPAAKSAGADGSSDDSKYLTVKSPMIGTFYRAANPDSDPFVQVGDRVSVGQAVCIVEAMKLFNEIESEVSGTIVKVLAEDASPVEYDQPLFLIDPS from the coding sequence ATGAAAGCAAGCGAAATTCAGGACTTATTGGATTTTATTTCAAAGTCTGGCCTAGATGAAGTAAATATTGAAACCGGAGAGATAAAGCTTAAGGTTAAAAAGAACGCCGCGGCTAAAATAAGGCAAAACATCATTGCTGCACCCGGCTCTTCAATGCCACATGATTCTACAGGTTTGGTATCTCCCAGTCCGGCTTACTACCAGGCAGAGCAAGGTGAAACCGAAGCAAAGCCTGCTGCAAAAAGTGCAGGTGCAGATGGAAGCAGTGATGATAGCAAATATCTTACTGTGAAATCCCCTATGATCGGTACTTTTTATCGTGCCGCCAACCCTGACTCAGATCCATTTGTTCAGGTAGGTGACAGAGTAAGTGTAGGGCAGGCGGTATGTATTGTCGAGGCGATGAAACTTTTTAACGAAATTGAATCAGAAGTTTCAGGAACGATAGTAAAGGTATTGGCAGAAGACGCTTCTCCCGTAGAATATGATCAACCATTATTCCTGATAGATCCGTCCTGA
- a CDS encoding SGNH/GDSL hydrolase family protein, producing MIRSIVYFFATALFCTLALELYIRGTEISGLSETDYHEDIGRIIRPNAKVVHYNENFTYSQVNKYGYLGPSYPPEKSPGVFRIALLGDSYVEGFQVLERHHFRTVLEEKLEEDLALDSVEILNFGRSGFGLADAYAYDVNFVSDFNPDLKIYLLSAIDFYRSSGDELLPKWRLQENELIQDTSHRESKELKLYNTVKIGLQHSATLQMLRNCVNIIRDGKAGEVLFGKMLYLFQEKAKQPQDNDEQRKEMVAEALPKIPNLILEKLGEKENVLIANRDSIQFPEHLQREITLENIKLVNLSDTLSPLKNDKSVDPRYWPVTNTKGHWNYRAHQAIGEYLTKILVKEIKAESSNLGYKE from the coding sequence ATGATTCGTTCTATAGTTTATTTCTTTGCTACAGCACTGTTCTGCACCCTGGCTTTGGAATTGTATATCCGGGGGACCGAGATATCTGGTTTATCAGAAACAGATTATCATGAAGATATAGGCAGAATTATTAGGCCGAATGCGAAAGTAGTGCACTACAATGAAAATTTTACTTATTCGCAGGTCAATAAATACGGTTATCTGGGCCCATCCTATCCACCCGAGAAGTCTCCCGGAGTGTTCAGAATTGCTTTATTAGGAGACTCTTATGTTGAAGGATTTCAAGTGTTAGAAAGACATCATTTTCGTACTGTCCTGGAAGAGAAGTTAGAGGAAGATTTAGCGCTGGATAGTGTGGAGATATTAAATTTTGGCAGGAGTGGATTTGGCCTGGCAGACGCTTATGCCTATGATGTTAATTTTGTGTCTGATTTTAATCCCGATTTAAAGATATATTTACTGAGTGCTATTGATTTCTACAGAAGTTCAGGCGATGAGTTGCTACCCAAATGGAGACTGCAAGAAAATGAGCTTATCCAGGATACAAGTCATCGAGAAAGTAAAGAGCTTAAACTATATAATACTGTAAAAATAGGCTTGCAGCATAGTGCCACTTTGCAAATGTTACGTAACTGTGTCAATATCATTAGAGATGGAAAAGCAGGGGAAGTTTTGTTTGGGAAGATGCTTTATTTGTTTCAAGAGAAAGCAAAACAACCCCAGGATAATGATGAGCAAAGAAAAGAAATGGTGGCTGAAGCCTTACCCAAAATACCGAATTTGATTTTGGAAAAACTGGGTGAAAAGGAAAATGTATTAATCGCAAACCGTGATAGCATTCAGTTCCCTGAACACTTGCAGCGAGAAATTACGCTTGAAAATATTAAGTTGGTCAACCTGTCTGACACTTTATCTCCCTTAAAAAATGACAAATCTGTAGACCCAAGATACTGGCCAGTTACTAACACAAAAGGGCATTGGAACTACAGAGCGCATCAGGCCATAGGAGAATACCTTACCAAGATTTTGGTAAAGGAGATCAAAGCTGAAAGTTCCAACTTGGGCTATAAAGAGTAA
- a CDS encoding rhamnogalacturonan acetylesterase encodes MLIGFTHLIWAFVFLLNTHTNTSIEVFLIGDSTVSEYPESYYPRMGWGQALESFFQEGKVKVHNKAVSGRSTKSFIDEGLWEKVLNELGEGDYLLIQFGHNDMKSENEHLYAAPFGAYTDNLMTFIKKARAKKAVPVLVTPVYRRRFDDNGLLKNSHGEYPLAMRILAEKKEVPLIDLHKKSFQLFSALGPEKTKDIFLWLQEDEYENYPEGIEDNSHFSKSGAIALSELVAEEMLRLEMPLTIHLKEEVKK; translated from the coding sequence ATGTTGATAGGTTTCACGCATTTAATATGGGCATTTGTATTTTTATTAAACACCCATACCAATACTTCAATTGAGGTATTTCTGATTGGCGACTCAACAGTATCTGAATACCCTGAGAGTTATTACCCCCGTATGGGTTGGGGGCAAGCTTTGGAATCCTTTTTTCAGGAGGGAAAGGTAAAAGTACATAATAAGGCTGTCTCTGGTCGTAGCACCAAAAGCTTTATTGATGAAGGCTTATGGGAAAAAGTATTAAATGAGCTTGGAGAAGGAGATTATTTGCTGATTCAGTTCGGGCATAACGATATGAAATCAGAGAACGAACATCTGTATGCAGCTCCTTTTGGTGCATATACCGATAATCTGATGACCTTTATAAAAAAAGCCAGAGCTAAAAAAGCTGTGCCCGTGCTTGTTACTCCAGTATACCGAAGAAGATTTGATGATAACGGTTTATTAAAAAACTCTCATGGCGAATACCCTCTGGCCATGCGTATCCTGGCTGAGAAAAAAGAGGTCCCGCTCATTGATCTACATAAAAAAAGCTTCCAACTATTTTCAGCACTGGGCCCGGAAAAGACAAAAGATATTTTTTTGTGGCTTCAAGAGGATGAGTATGAAAATTACCCAGAGGGAATTGAAGATAATTCACACTTTAGCAAAAGTGGCGCTATCGCACTGTCTGAGTTAGTAGCAGAGGAAATGTTACGTCTGGAGATGCCCCTTACCATACATTTAAAAGAAGAAGTTAAAAAATAA
- a CDS encoding peptidylprolyl isomerase: MKTLIVSLSILLVASIGANAQDGFYSEREQAALEKAEHVQKKLLEGADFAELAKQYSDDPGSAVQGGELGFMGRGQLVPQYEKAALALAKGEISKPVKTEFGYHIIQLLEIEEGRFNTRHILI; the protein is encoded by the coding sequence ATGAAAACCTTAATAGTAAGTTTGAGTATATTATTAGTGGCATCCATAGGTGCTAACGCTCAAGATGGATTTTACTCTGAAAGAGAGCAGGCTGCCTTAGAGAAAGCAGAGCATGTTCAAAAAAAATTGTTAGAAGGGGCTGACTTTGCTGAATTGGCTAAGCAGTATTCAGATGATCCGGGCTCCGCAGTCCAGGGGGGAGAATTGGGCTTTATGGGCAGAGGACAATTAGTGCCTCAATATGAGAAGGCGGCATTAGCCCTGGCAAAAGGAGAAATCTCAAAGCCTGTTAAAACAGAATTTGGGTATCACATCATTCAACTTCTGGAAATAGAAGAAGGGCGTTTCAATACTAGGCACATACTCATTTAA